A genomic window from Pseudonocardia broussonetiae includes:
- the cmk gene encoding (d)CMP kinase — MDGPSGTGKSTVSRRLARECSVPYLDTGAMYRAATLAVLRAGLDADSPAPEVVAAAAAAEIESGTDPSAPRILLSGEDVEAEIRGAAVTGLVSAVSAHPEVRELVVARQRELIADAVEAEGGMVVEGRDIGTVVAPEAALKVYLTASDEIRAARRGAQDRKAGRGADAATVLAAVRRRDHLDTTRTVSPLTAAADAVVLDTDHLSVDAVLDELRRLVGERGLVR, encoded by the coding sequence ATGGACGGGCCCTCGGGCACCGGCAAGTCCACCGTCTCCCGCCGGCTGGCCCGCGAGTGCTCGGTGCCCTACCTCGACACCGGCGCCATGTACCGCGCCGCCACCCTCGCGGTGCTGCGGGCGGGGCTCGACGCCGACAGCCCCGCACCCGAGGTCGTCGCCGCCGCGGCGGCCGCGGAGATCGAGTCGGGCACCGACCCGTCGGCGCCGCGGATCCTGCTCTCCGGTGAGGACGTCGAGGCCGAGATCCGGGGTGCCGCGGTCACCGGGCTGGTCAGCGCCGTGTCGGCGCACCCGGAGGTCCGCGAGCTCGTCGTCGCGCGGCAGCGGGAGCTGATCGCCGACGCCGTCGAGGCCGAGGGCGGGATGGTGGTCGAGGGACGCGACATCGGCACCGTCGTGGCCCCGGAAGCGGCGCTCAAGGTCTACCTCACCGCGTCCGACGAGATCCGGGCCGCGCGCCGCGGTGCGCAGGACCGGAAGGCCGGGCGCGGGGCCGACGCGGCGACGGTGCTCGCCGCCGTGCGCCGTCGCGACCACCTCGACACCACCCGCACGGTCTCGCCCCTGACCGCCGCCGCCGACGCCGTCGTCCTGGACACCGACCACCTGAGCGTGGACGCCGTGCTCGACGAGCTGCGCAGGCTGGTGGGGGAGCGGGGCCTGGTGCGGTGA
- the der gene encoding ribosome biogenesis GTPase Der: protein MSDYDEDTLSEMGRLGLDPSEFTDADGAESADGGSEGLVPAPVLAVVGRPNVGKSTLVNRLLGRREAVVQDIPGVTRDRIAYDALWNGRRFTLVDTGGWEPDAKGLQASVAAQAEMAMQTADAVLLVVDASVGATTTDEAVARVLRRGDVPVMLCATKVDDDRLTSDIAALWRLGLGEPYPVSGLHGRGSGDLLDAILEILPESPRDLGLGTAGGPRRVALVGKPNVGKSSLLNRVSGEVRSVVHDVAGTTVDPVDSLVELDGEVWRFVDTAGLRKRVNTASGMEYYASLRTKAAIEAAEVAVVLIDAGEPIAEQDQRVITMVEEAGRALVLVFNKWDLVDEDRRLAMKRELERDLVRVRWAERVNISALTGRSVAKIAPALRTALASWDRRVPTGRLNGWLAEVVNATPPPVRSGKQPKILFATQAATRPPTFVLFTSGFLEAGYRRFLERRLREEFGFTGSPIRMSIRVREKRPRK from the coding sequence ATGAGCGATTACGACGAGGACACCCTCTCGGAGATGGGTCGGCTGGGCCTGGACCCGTCCGAGTTCACCGACGCCGATGGGGCCGAGAGCGCCGACGGCGGGTCGGAGGGGCTGGTCCCCGCACCGGTGCTCGCCGTCGTCGGGCGGCCCAACGTCGGCAAGTCGACGCTTGTCAACCGCCTGCTGGGCCGCCGCGAGGCCGTCGTGCAGGACATCCCGGGCGTCACGCGCGACCGGATCGCCTACGACGCGCTGTGGAACGGCCGGCGCTTCACCCTCGTCGACACCGGCGGCTGGGAGCCCGACGCCAAGGGGCTGCAGGCTTCGGTGGCCGCGCAGGCGGAGATGGCGATGCAGACGGCCGACGCCGTGCTGCTCGTCGTCGACGCCTCGGTGGGGGCGACCACCACGGACGAGGCCGTCGCGCGGGTGCTGCGCCGCGGCGACGTGCCGGTGATGCTGTGCGCCACCAAGGTCGACGACGACCGGCTCACCTCCGACATCGCGGCGCTGTGGCGTCTCGGGCTCGGCGAGCCGTATCCGGTGTCGGGCCTGCACGGGCGCGGCTCGGGCGACCTGCTCGACGCGATCCTGGAGATCCTCCCGGAGAGCCCGCGCGACCTCGGGCTGGGCACCGCGGGCGGGCCGCGCCGGGTGGCGCTGGTGGGCAAGCCGAACGTCGGCAAGTCGAGCCTGCTCAACCGCGTGTCGGGGGAGGTGCGCTCGGTCGTGCACGACGTCGCCGGCACCACCGTCGACCCCGTCGACTCGCTGGTGGAGCTCGACGGCGAGGTGTGGCGGTTCGTCGACACGGCGGGCCTGCGCAAGCGCGTCAACACCGCGAGCGGCATGGAGTACTACGCCAGCCTGCGCACCAAGGCCGCGATCGAGGCGGCCGAGGTGGCCGTCGTCCTGATCGACGCGGGCGAGCCCATCGCCGAGCAGGACCAGCGGGTCATCACGATGGTCGAGGAGGCCGGGCGCGCGCTGGTGCTCGTGTTCAACAAGTGGGACCTCGTCGACGAGGACCGCCGCCTCGCGATGAAGCGCGAGCTCGAGCGCGACCTCGTGCGCGTGCGCTGGGCCGAGCGCGTCAACATCTCGGCGCTGACGGGCCGGTCGGTCGCCAAGATCGCGCCCGCGCTGCGCACCGCGCTGGCGTCGTGGGACCGGCGGGTGCCGACCGGGAGGCTCAACGGCTGGCTCGCCGAGGTCGTCAACGCGACGCCGCCGCCGGTCCGCTCCGGCAAGCAGCCCAAGATCCTGTTCGCCACGCAGGCCGCCACCCGCCCCCCGACGTTCGTGCTGTTCACCAGCGGGTTCCTCGAGGCGGGCTACCGGCGGTTCCTGGAGCGGCGGCTGCGCGAGGAGTTCGGGTTCACCGGCTCCCCGATCCGGATGTCGATCCGGGTGCGCGAGAAGCGTCCTCGCAAGTAG
- a CDS encoding response regulator, translating into MNRGEHAVGAAVVRVVLADDEPLMRAGLRTVLEVGGAVDVVGEADDGPALLAQVDLHRPDVVLVDVQMPGGGLAALRTLCARPDAPPAAVLTTFDLDEYVSEALRIGVQGFLLKDAEPDALVRAVLDLAAGGAVLDPRITARLLPRLAGGTVARPPVELTLRERQVLRGLAAGESNAAIGTGLGLAPATVKKYVSALLVKTGAENRVQAALLAQGWDL; encoded by the coding sequence GTGAACCGGGGGGAGCACGCGGTGGGGGCCGCCGTCGTACGGGTGGTGCTGGCCGACGACGAGCCGCTGATGCGGGCTGGCCTGCGCACGGTCCTCGAGGTCGGGGGCGCGGTGGACGTCGTCGGCGAGGCCGACGACGGCCCGGCGCTGCTGGCGCAGGTCGACCTGCACCGGCCCGACGTCGTGCTGGTGGACGTCCAGATGCCCGGCGGGGGCCTCGCCGCCCTGCGCACGCTGTGCGCGCGGCCGGACGCACCTCCCGCCGCGGTCCTCACCACGTTCGATCTCGATGAGTACGTGTCGGAGGCCCTGCGGATCGGGGTGCAGGGCTTCCTGCTCAAGGACGCCGAGCCCGACGCCCTGGTGCGCGCCGTGCTCGACCTCGCCGCGGGCGGGGCCGTCCTGGACCCCCGGATCACCGCGCGGCTGCTGCCCCGGCTGGCCGGCGGCACGGTCGCCCGGCCCCCGGTGGAGCTGACGCTGCGGGAGCGGCAGGTGCTGCGCGGGCTCGCGGCGGGGGAGTCGAACGCGGCCATCGGGACGGGGCTCGGGCTCGCGCCGGCCACGGTCAAGAAGTACGTCTCGGCGCTGCTGGTGAAGACCGGCGCGGAGAACCGCGTCCAGGCCGCGCTGCTGGCGCAGGGCTGGGACCTCTGA
- a CDS encoding helix-turn-helix domain-containing protein, which produces MHLASPVDVTGKELYRVPEAMEILSLRRSVMYEQLRSGRLRSVRVGRTRLVPASAITAYVALLEQEATGAPRALGTAS; this is translated from the coding sequence GTGCACTTGGCGAGTCCGGTCGACGTGACCGGGAAGGAGCTGTACCGCGTCCCGGAGGCGATGGAGATCCTCTCGCTCAGGCGGAGCGTGATGTACGAGCAGCTGCGCTCCGGACGGCTGCGCTCGGTGCGGGTCGGACGCACCCGCCTCGTGCCCGCGTCGGCGATCACCGCTTACGTCGCGCTGCTCGAGCAGGAGGCGACCGGCGCTCCGCGCGCCCTCGGCACCGCCTCGTGA
- a CDS encoding aldo/keto reductase, producing MRPGVRDRRGCSSTLEQIALASLLAQRPWIVPIPATRRLERLEENLAAAEIALTPDVLTEIDDAAARTTVEGHRHPEAMQRYIDR from the coding sequence ATGCGACCAGGCGTTCGCGATCGCCGCGGGTGCTCGAGCACACTCGAGCAGATCGCTCTCGCGTCGCTGCTCGCCCAGCGACCGTGGATCGTCCCGATCCCCGCGACCCGCCGCCTCGAACGGCTGGAGGAGAACCTTGCCGCCGCCGAGATCGCGCTGACCCCGGACGTCCTCACCGAGATCGACGACGCGGCCGCCCGCACCACCGTCGAGGGCCACCGCCACCCGGAGGCGATGCAGCGCTACATCGACCGCTGA
- a CDS encoding aldehyde dehydrogenase family protein, which translates to MTVKDANAFYIGGEWVAPTGASTIEVLNPSTEEPVATVALGTAEDVDRAVRAARAAFESYSQTSVSERVQLLERIVEVYQSRSQDIATTLMAEMGAPAGLASTAQVGAGLGQFTFAIDALKNFQFEEQRGSTQVRYESIGVCGLITPWNWPPLLIAAKVAPALAAGCTMVLKPSELAPLNAVIIAEILHEAGVPAGVFNLVHGDGPTVGSALTSHPDVDMVSFTGSTRAGVEVARSAAPTVKRVAQELGGKSANIMLDDADFASVIPRDMGDVCANSGQSCNAGARWLVPESKLEEVLAHARSAAEAIVVGHPEQEGVQIGPLVSQAAYDKVQRLIRAAVDAGATVVAGGPGRPAGLDVGYFVRPTILANVTNDMEIAQEEIFGPVITVTTYSDVDDAIRLANDTVYGLAGFVSSADLERARAVARRLRTGMVHVNGAGLDFAGAFGGYKQSGNGREYSDFGLREFLETKSVFGYAGS; encoded by the coding sequence ATGACAGTGAAAGATGCGAACGCTTTCTACATCGGGGGCGAGTGGGTTGCCCCGACGGGTGCTTCGACGATAGAGGTGCTCAACCCCTCGACAGAGGAGCCGGTCGCCACAGTGGCTCTGGGTACTGCTGAAGACGTCGACCGTGCGGTACGGGCAGCGCGAGCAGCCTTCGAGTCCTACTCGCAGACCTCTGTCTCCGAGCGCGTGCAGTTGCTGGAGCGGATCGTCGAGGTGTACCAATCACGGTCGCAGGACATCGCGACCACGCTGATGGCCGAGATGGGAGCGCCCGCTGGGCTCGCGAGCACGGCTCAGGTGGGCGCCGGGCTCGGTCAGTTCACCTTCGCGATCGACGCCCTGAAGAACTTCCAGTTCGAGGAGCAGCGGGGCAGCACCCAGGTCCGCTACGAATCGATCGGCGTCTGCGGCCTGATCACGCCCTGGAACTGGCCGCCCCTGCTGATCGCGGCGAAGGTGGCGCCTGCGCTGGCTGCGGGGTGCACGATGGTGCTGAAGCCCTCAGAGCTCGCTCCGCTCAACGCGGTGATCATCGCGGAGATCCTGCACGAGGCGGGCGTCCCGGCCGGTGTGTTCAACCTCGTCCACGGCGATGGTCCCACGGTCGGGAGTGCTCTCACCTCCCACCCGGACGTCGACATGGTCTCGTTCACCGGATCGACGCGCGCCGGTGTCGAGGTGGCCAGGAGCGCGGCCCCGACGGTCAAGCGGGTGGCCCAGGAACTGGGCGGCAAGTCGGCGAACATCATGCTCGACGACGCTGACTTCGCCTCCGTCATCCCGCGCGACATGGGCGACGTGTGCGCGAACTCCGGACAGTCGTGCAACGCGGGTGCCCGGTGGCTGGTCCCCGAGTCGAAGTTGGAGGAGGTGCTCGCCCACGCCCGGTCTGCGGCCGAAGCGATCGTCGTGGGACATCCCGAGCAGGAGGGCGTGCAGATAGGGCCGCTCGTGTCCCAGGCCGCGTACGACAAGGTGCAGCGTCTGATCCGAGCTGCCGTGGATGCCGGCGCCACGGTCGTGGCCGGGGGACCAGGCCGTCCCGCCGGATTGGATGTCGGCTATTTCGTGCGTCCGACCATCCTCGCGAACGTCACCAACGACATGGAGATCGCGCAGGAGGAGATCTTCGGACCGGTCATCACGGTGACCACCTACTCCGACGTGGACGACGCGATCCGTCTCGCCAACGACACCGTCTACGGTCTGGCGGGATTCGTCTCGTCCGCGGACCTCGAACGGGCCCGCGCCGTGGCGCGCCGCCTGCGGACGGGCATGGTCCACGTCAACGGGGCCGGGCTCGACTTCGCCGGTGCGTTCGGCGGCTACAAGCAGTCCGGCAACGGCCGGGAGTACTCCGACTTCGGCCTGCGCGAGTTCCTGGAGACGAAGTCCGTCTTCGGCTACGCGGGGAGCTGA
- a CDS encoding site-specific integrase codes for MTTRRSRGDGGLHWDERRQRWIATATVGFDGRGKRITRRASGRTKTEAKTRLRTILRDHEDGLTIAANHYTVGDAVRDWLEFGLSGRAASTAANYRTIAHGHVIAPLGAHRLRDLTAEDVERWLRAEARTVSTRTLRLMHSLLSRSVRHAMARDKVKRNVVLLCDVPTGQAGRRSKSLSFDQAEAVLDAARGHALHAYVVLSLLLGARTEELRAMHWHEVDLLGQPDAKPPVPPSIAVYRSVRAGGDTKTTTSRRRLALPQRCVDALHHHLELLGRFPAPHELVFATSNGTELDAHNVRRSFRRIVADAGLEPREWTPRELRHSFVSLLSASGVRIEDISRLVGHSGTAVTEKVYRHQLHAVLDEGARAMDGIFPERARGSAGDSHSVSHSPRGSGLTR; via the coding sequence GTGACCACGCGCCGCAGCCGCGGCGACGGCGGCCTGCACTGGGACGAGCGCCGCCAGCGGTGGATCGCCACCGCGACGGTCGGCTTCGACGGGCGCGGCAAGCGGATCACGCGTAGGGCCAGCGGACGGACCAAGACCGAGGCGAAGACGCGGCTGCGAACCATCCTGCGCGACCACGAGGACGGCCTGACGATCGCGGCGAACCACTACACCGTCGGCGACGCCGTCCGCGACTGGCTCGAGTTCGGCCTCTCCGGACGGGCGGCCAGCACCGCCGCGAACTACCGCACCATCGCCCACGGCCACGTCATCGCCCCGCTCGGCGCCCACCGCCTGCGCGACCTCACCGCCGAGGACGTCGAGCGCTGGCTCCGCGCCGAGGCCCGCACCGTCAGCACGCGCACGCTGCGCCTGATGCACTCGCTGCTCAGCCGCAGCGTCCGCCACGCCATGGCCCGGGACAAGGTCAAGCGCAACGTCGTCCTGCTCTGCGACGTCCCCACCGGGCAGGCCGGACGGCGCTCGAAGTCGCTGTCGTTCGACCAGGCCGAGGCCGTGCTCGACGCCGCCCGCGGCCACGCCCTGCACGCCTACGTCGTCCTGTCCCTGCTCCTCGGCGCCCGCACCGAGGAACTGCGCGCCATGCACTGGCACGAGGTCGACCTCCTCGGACAGCCGGACGCGAAGCCACCCGTCCCGCCGTCCATCGCGGTGTACCGCTCCGTCCGCGCCGGCGGCGACACCAAGACCACCACCTCCCGCCGCCGCCTGGCGCTGCCGCAGCGCTGCGTCGACGCACTGCACCACCACCTCGAGCTGCTCGGCCGCTTCCCCGCGCCGCACGAGCTCGTCTTCGCCACCTCGAACGGCACCGAGCTCGACGCCCACAACGTGCGCCGGTCGTTCCGCCGCATCGTCGCCGACGCCGGACTCGAACCGCGCGAGTGGACGCCGCGGGAGCTGCGCCACAGCTTCGTCTCGCTGCTGTCGGCCTCGGGCGTGCGCATCGAGGACATCTCCCGCCTGGTCGGGCACAGCGGCACGGCCGTCACCGAGAAGGTCTACCGGCACCAACTGCACGCCGTGCTCGACGAGGGCGCGCGGGCCATGGACGGGATCTTCCCGGAGCGCGCGAGGGGCTCCGCCGGAGATAGTCACTCAGTTAGTCACTCACCCCGGGGATCGGGCCTCACCCGATGA
- a CDS encoding lysophospholipid acyltransferase family protein: MTGTQVRGTQLPPGSWPWLHDLARWVGTWLFTPFYRVYVQHGERLPATGPVVLVANHSAFVDGPLLFGLVGRRAVFLVKQEMFDGPLGRALPRIGQVGVRRGAPDRRPLTAALAVLREGGLVGVFPEGTRGDGDMAAAQHGAAWLARTAGAVVVPVVCRGTRRRPGERRRHRPRVDVLFGPPLDLPAGGGRAGLAAATETIRAELAGMVRELDAIRSRT; the protein is encoded by the coding sequence GTGACCGGCACCCAGGTCAGGGGCACGCAGCTCCCGCCGGGGTCGTGGCCGTGGCTGCACGACCTGGCCCGGTGGGTCGGCACCTGGCTGTTCACGCCCTTCTACCGCGTGTACGTGCAGCACGGTGAGCGGTTGCCGGCCACCGGCCCGGTGGTGCTCGTCGCCAACCACAGCGCGTTCGTCGACGGGCCGCTGCTGTTCGGACTGGTCGGGCGCCGCGCGGTGTTCCTGGTCAAGCAGGAGATGTTCGACGGCCCGCTGGGCCGGGCACTGCCGCGGATCGGGCAGGTGGGCGTGCGCCGCGGGGCGCCCGACCGCCGCCCGCTCACGGCCGCGCTGGCGGTGCTGCGCGAGGGCGGGCTGGTCGGGGTGTTCCCCGAGGGCACGCGCGGCGACGGCGACATGGCCGCCGCGCAGCACGGCGCGGCCTGGCTCGCACGGACCGCGGGCGCGGTGGTGGTCCCGGTCGTGTGCCGGGGCACCCGGCGCCGCCCGGGCGAGCGGCGGCGCCACCGCCCCCGGGTCGACGTGCTGTTCGGCCCACCGCTGGACCTCCCCGCAGGTGGTGGGCGAGCAGGACTCGCCGCCGCCACCGAGACCATCCGGGCCGAGCTGGCCGGGATGGTCCGAGAACTCGATGCCATACGGAGCAGGACATGA
- a CDS encoding CaiB/BaiF CoA transferase family protein, whose amino-acid sequence MASSEPTALEGLKVLDFSRVLAGPFATMLLADLGATVAKVERPAGGDDTRAWGPPYDDAGQATYFQAVNRNKTTSALDLSSPAGLAAARAAAAEADVLVENFRPGVMDRLGLGPTELCAANPRLVYCSITGFGAGAGAEMPGYDLLVQALGGLMSITGEPDGEPQKVGVALVDVLAGLFASVGILAALRHRETTGHGQRIEVDLLSSLLAALVNQGSAYTAGGVVPRRLGNRHPSIAPYELFPCSDRDLVLAVGNDRQFRALCTVLDLPDVPGDARFATNSDRVGNRELLQPVLGSRLRRQTAAEWVERLTRVGVPAGVVNDVAGAFALAESLGLDPVVRLPRADGSSIDLTRNPITLSRTPVRYRTAPPPLPEH is encoded by the coding sequence GTGGCGTCATCCGAGCCGACGGCACTCGAAGGCCTGAAGGTGCTCGACTTCTCCCGGGTCCTGGCGGGACCTTTCGCGACCATGCTGCTCGCCGACCTCGGCGCCACCGTCGCGAAGGTCGAGCGACCCGCCGGCGGGGACGACACGAGGGCATGGGGGCCTCCCTATGACGACGCAGGGCAGGCCACCTACTTCCAGGCGGTCAACCGCAACAAGACGACCAGCGCGCTCGACCTGTCCTCGCCGGCCGGCCTGGCCGCCGCACGCGCCGCCGCGGCGGAGGCGGATGTGCTGGTGGAGAACTTCCGGCCCGGAGTCATGGACAGACTGGGACTCGGTCCGACCGAGCTCTGCGCCGCGAACCCGCGTCTCGTCTACTGCTCCATCACCGGCTTCGGTGCGGGCGCTGGCGCCGAGATGCCGGGGTACGACCTCCTGGTCCAGGCCCTCGGTGGTCTGATGAGCATCACCGGCGAGCCGGACGGCGAGCCCCAGAAGGTCGGGGTGGCGCTGGTCGACGTCCTCGCCGGCCTGTTCGCCTCGGTCGGCATCCTCGCCGCCCTGCGTCACCGCGAGACCACCGGGCACGGCCAGCGGATCGAGGTCGACCTGCTCTCCAGCCTCCTCGCGGCGCTGGTGAACCAGGGCTCCGCCTACACCGCGGGCGGTGTGGTTCCCCGTCGGCTCGGCAACCGGCATCCGAGCATCGCCCCGTACGAGCTGTTCCCCTGCTCGGATCGTGACCTCGTACTGGCCGTCGGCAACGACCGCCAGTTCCGCGCCCTCTGCACCGTGCTCGACCTCCCCGATGTCCCGGGCGACGCCCGCTTCGCCACCAACTCCGATCGCGTCGGCAACCGCGAACTCCTCCAGCCCGTACTGGGGTCGCGACTGCGCCGGCAGACCGCTGCGGAGTGGGTGGAGCGACTGACCCGCGTCGGGGTCCCCGCCGGCGTAGTGAACGACGTCGCCGGCGCCTTCGCGCTGGCCGAATCCCTCGGGCTCGACCCCGTGGTGCGGCTACCGCGCGCCGACGGGAGCTCGATCGACCTGACCCGCAATCCGATCACGCTCTCGAGGACCCCGGTGCGCTACCGGACGGCCCCGCCTCCGCTGCCTGAGCACTAG
- a CDS encoding thermonuclease family protein yields the protein MAKAKLLFGAVAFVVVVGSCNNAMRDDGDAGTRAASSSSAAAQVAAAPAVAPAVERAVEAECVSRDVVYYGEDTCHPGGELVPVARVVDGNTLELGDGRVVRLLGVQVPDGDACAGPGATEFTRALVEGEQVKLHVEPGVETDEDGQFLRYVQYAESTDSDGLPMHAQDLGNEIVLNGWGKPVDDQANATYDESIARASGIAEYRAEGIYAPPCGSPKVYGDDDGNGVADWDEQVYVDTPDVNMPDGALTGGFCSRKWWC from the coding sequence GTGGCCAAGGCCAAGCTTCTGTTCGGGGCGGTGGCGTTCGTCGTCGTGGTCGGGTCGTGCAACAACGCGATGCGCGACGACGGAGACGCCGGTACGCGGGCCGCATCGTCGAGCAGCGCCGCAGCGCAGGTCGCCGCTGCACCCGCGGTCGCTCCGGCCGTCGAGCGCGCAGTGGAGGCGGAGTGCGTTTCGAGGGACGTCGTCTACTACGGCGAAGACACGTGCCATCCCGGCGGCGAGCTCGTGCCGGTGGCGAGAGTCGTGGACGGCAACACCCTCGAGCTCGGCGACGGGCGGGTCGTCCGTCTGCTCGGGGTGCAGGTCCCCGACGGCGACGCCTGCGCCGGCCCGGGCGCGACGGAGTTCACCCGGGCCCTCGTCGAGGGCGAGCAGGTGAAGCTGCACGTGGAGCCCGGAGTGGAGACGGACGAGGACGGTCAGTTCCTGCGCTACGTCCAGTACGCCGAGTCGACCGACAGCGACGGCCTGCCGATGCACGCCCAGGACCTCGGCAACGAGATCGTGCTCAACGGCTGGGGCAAGCCCGTCGACGACCAGGCCAACGCCACCTACGACGAGAGCATCGCGCGGGCTTCCGGCATCGCGGAGTACCGGGCCGAGGGCATCTACGCCCCGCCGTGCGGGAGCCCGAAGGTCTACGGCGACGACGACGGCAACGGGGTGGCGGACTGGGACGAGCAGGTCTACGTCGACACCCCCGACGTGAACATGCCCGATGGTGCGTTGACCGGGGGCTTCTGCAGTCGCAAGTGGTGGTGCTGA
- a CDS encoding sensor histidine kinase: MRRAAVEACVVLVTALATVLGEPAFAWSLPAALLGCLLLPLRRVWPPLAVLGVLPGLAGGLGWPAATVALYRLGRHSRSVPRLLAWLALPVVAAVAPVLAAQDLRWNQGLLAAGYVVVNAAAATVVGMLVGTRARLVESMAELDHVREAALAARADAARAEERARIGREIHDAVGHHITLIAVGAAALAASTEDERTRAAAEDLRVLAKRSLGEVRSALGLAGGAVPRPRGHDGVAALVAQWRAAGMAVDLDDDGGAAGVDAAVGRAAYRVVQESLTNAARHAPGATVRVRVARADGELTVRVENTATVGPRDVVGRGGAGLVGLAERVGRAGGRLTAGPRPDGGFRVAAAFPLGVAAPVCPTPG; this comes from the coding sequence GTGCGGCGGGCGGCGGTCGAGGCGTGCGTCGTGCTGGTCACGGCGCTGGCGACGGTGCTGGGGGAGCCCGCGTTCGCGTGGTCGCTCCCGGCGGCGCTGCTCGGCTGCCTGCTGCTGCCGCTGCGGCGGGTGTGGCCGCCGCTGGCCGTGCTCGGCGTGCTGCCGGGGCTCGCGGGCGGGCTCGGGTGGCCCGCCGCGACCGTCGCGCTGTACCGGTTGGGGCGCCACAGCCGCTCGGTGCCGCGCCTGCTGGCGTGGCTGGCGCTGCCCGTCGTCGCCGCGGTGGCGCCGGTGCTCGCCGCGCAGGACCTGCGCTGGAACCAGGGACTGCTCGCCGCCGGGTACGTCGTCGTCAACGCGGCGGCGGCGACCGTCGTCGGGATGCTGGTGGGGACGCGCGCCCGGCTGGTCGAGAGCATGGCCGAGCTCGACCACGTCCGGGAGGCGGCGCTGGCCGCCCGCGCCGACGCCGCCCGCGCCGAGGAGCGCGCCCGCATCGGCCGCGAGATCCACGACGCCGTCGGCCACCACATCACCCTGATCGCCGTCGGCGCCGCCGCGCTGGCCGCCTCGACGGAGGACGAGCGCACCCGCGCCGCCGCCGAGGACCTGCGGGTGCTCGCGAAGCGGTCACTGGGTGAGGTGCGCAGCGCCCTGGGCCTCGCCGGCGGGGCCGTGCCCCGGCCCCGCGGGCACGACGGGGTCGCCGCGCTGGTGGCGCAGTGGCGGGCCGCCGGGATGGCCGTCGACCTGGACGACGACGGCGGCGCGGCGGGCGTCGACGCCGCCGTCGGGCGGGCGGCGTACCGGGTGGTGCAGGAGTCGCTGACGAACGCGGCGCGCCACGCCCCCGGTGCGACGGTGCGCGTGCGGGTGGCGCGGGCCGACGGGGAGCTGACCGTGCGCGTCGAGAACACCGCCACGGTGGGGCCGCGCGACGTCGTCGGACGCGGCGGGGCCGGTCTGGTCGGGCTCGCCGAGCGCGTGGGCCGGGCCGGCGGGCGGCTCACCGCGGGCCCCCGCCCGGACGGCGGCTTCCGGGTCGCGGCCGCGTTCCCGCTCGGGGTGGCGGCGCCGGTCTGCCCGACGCCCGGCTAG